A genomic stretch from Haloferax sp. Atlit-12N includes:
- a CDS encoding metallophosphoesterase, translated as MPGPLVEPIPGHPAAVARTSRHGFPERSLVVADYHAGIEAGLRYERGVELPSKAAVRRERLLSLLDRTDADRLVVLGDLGHRIGDPKGDEAEELTDLVEAVADRAELTVVPGNHDGGLADFFGDDVEVTDPAGVRLGDVGFCHGHTWPSREVLAADVVCSAHEHPAVRLEDEVGGARKERVWLRGTLAPEVFAEHYEVDPDEIARDDAELVVFPAFNDTSGGTWVNVPGQGFLSPFLPDGLADGEAYLLDGTRLGDYRNV; from the coding sequence GTGCCCGGACCGCTCGTCGAACCGATTCCCGGCCATCCCGCCGCGGTAGCGCGGACGAGCAGACACGGGTTTCCCGAGCGCTCGCTCGTCGTCGCCGACTACCACGCCGGCATCGAGGCCGGTCTGCGGTACGAACGCGGGGTGGAACTCCCGTCGAAGGCCGCGGTCCGCCGCGAGCGCCTGCTGTCACTTCTCGACCGGACCGACGCCGACCGACTGGTCGTCCTCGGCGACCTCGGCCACCGCATCGGCGACCCAAAAGGCGACGAGGCCGAGGAGCTGACTGACCTCGTGGAGGCCGTGGCCGACCGCGCCGAACTGACGGTCGTCCCCGGCAACCACGACGGCGGCCTCGCGGACTTCTTCGGCGACGACGTGGAGGTGACCGACCCCGCGGGCGTCCGCCTCGGAGACGTGGGATTCTGCCACGGACACACGTGGCCCTCGCGGGAGGTGCTCGCCGCCGACGTGGTCTGTTCGGCCCACGAACACCCGGCGGTCAGGCTGGAAGACGAGGTCGGCGGCGCGCGGAAAGAGCGCGTCTGGCTCCGCGGCACCCTCGCTCCCGAGGTGTTCGCGGAGCACTACGAGGTCGACCCCGACGAAATCGCGCGAGACGACGCCGAACTCGTGGTGTTTCCGGCCTTCAACGACACCTCGGGCGGGACGTGGGTCAACGTCCCCGGGCAGGGCTTCCTCTCGCCGTTCCTGCCCGACGGCCTCGCGGACGGCGAGGCCTACCTGCTCGACGGCACGCGGTTGGGCGACTACCGGAACGTCTGA